One segment of Deltaproteobacteria bacterium DNA contains the following:
- the rpsC gene encoding 30S ribosomal protein S3, with the protein MGQKTHPKGFRVGITKPWDSRWYADGKRYAEWVHEDRRFRDVLKSRLHHAGIAKIDIERAADKVKITLWTARPGLVIGKKGAGIDSLRAELQKTTPYELIVNIQEVRKPELDAQLVAENVAMQLERRVAFRRAMKKAVQTALKMGAEGIKVHCGGRLAGAEMARREWYREGRVPLHTLRADIDYGFAEANTTYGKIGVKAWVYRGDIL; encoded by the coding sequence ATGGGGCAAAAGACGCATCCAAAAGGGTTTCGGGTTGGCATTACAAAGCCGTGGGATTCCCGGTGGTATGCCGACGGGAAACGCTATGCGGAGTGGGTCCATGAAGATCGTCGCTTTCGCGATGTCTTGAAAAGCCGACTGCATCATGCCGGCATTGCAAAAATCGACATCGAACGGGCCGCTGACAAGGTGAAAATTACCCTCTGGACCGCACGGCCTGGGTTAGTCATCGGGAAAAAAGGGGCCGGGATCGATTCGTTGCGCGCCGAATTGCAGAAAACCACCCCGTATGAATTGATTGTGAATATTCAAGAAGTGCGGAAGCCGGAATTGGATGCGCAGCTGGTCGCCGAGAACGTCGCGATGCAATTGGAACGGCGCGTCGCCTTTCGACGGGCCATGAAGAAGGCCGTGCAAACCGCGCTCAAGATGGGCGCGGAAGGGATCAAAGTGCACTGCGGCGGCCGCTTGGCCGGAGCCGAAATGGCGCGGCGGGAGTGGTATCGCGAGGGCCGAGTGCCATTGCATACCCTCCGGGCCGACATCGATTATGGCTTTGCCGAGGCGAACACGACCTATGGCAAGATTGGCGTAAAGGCGTGGGTCTATCGGGGTGATATCT
- the rplV gene encoding 50S ribosomal protein L22, whose translation MATTGKATFSHVRMAPTKVRVVANLVRGKRVETAMELLQFCTRRAAGPVLKLLKSALANADQRGGVDVDRLYVRTLTVNEGPRLKRSRPRSRGMAHPIVKASSHLQIELGER comes from the coding sequence ATGGCAACCACAGGCAAGGCAACATTTAGTCACGTCCGGATGGCCCCGACCAAGGTGCGTGTCGTCGCAAATTTGGTGCGCGGCAAGCGGGTCGAGACGGCCATGGAATTGCTCCAGTTTTGTACACGGCGCGCCGCAGGACCCGTGCTGAAGTTGCTCAAATCGGCATTGGCGAACGCGGATCAGCGCGGTGGGGTGGATGTAGATCGTCTCTACGTCCGAACGTTAACCGTGAATGAAGGCCCTCGTCTCAAGCGATCGCGTCCCCGTTCTCGTGGGATGGCGCATCCGATCGTTAAGGCGAGCAGCCATTTACAGATTGAGCTGGGAGAGCGGTAA
- the rpsS gene encoding 30S ribosomal protein S19, with translation MPRSLKKGPFVDQHLLAKVSVAQSSRQKQVIRTWSRRSTIIPDMVGLTMAVHNGRKFVPIFVTENMVGHKLGEFAATRSFRGHSGIKKEETTGGSAAAPAAAAK, from the coding sequence ATGCCGCGTTCATTAAAGAAGGGCCCCTTTGTCGATCAACACTTGTTGGCCAAGGTCTCGGTGGCGCAGTCGTCCCGGCAAAAGCAAGTGATTCGCACCTGGTCGCGGCGTTCCACGATTATTCCGGATATGGTGGGTCTCACGATGGCCGTCCATAACGGGCGCAAGTTCGTGCCGATCTTCGTGACGGAAAATATGGTGGGTCATAAGCTGGGCGAGTTTGCGGCGACCCGCAGCTTCCGTGGTCACTCCGGAATCAAGAAGGAAGAGACGACGGGGGGCTCGGCCGCTGCGCCAGCCGCTGCCGCCAAGTAA
- the rplB gene encoding 50S ribosomal protein L2 produces the protein MPLKQFSPTSPGRRFHIALQTPELSKKAPESRLLAPLRRSGGRNNTGRITQEHRGGGAAKHYRLVDFRRNKLGIPGVVTAIEYDPNRNAHLALITYRDGEKRYIIHPIGLTVGQTVLAAADAEIFPGNALPLKNIPVGTSVHNVALKIGGRGQLCRAAGTFAQVMAKDGHHIHLKMPSGEVRLIHHECWATVGQVGNEQYENIAFGKAGRVRWLGWRPHVRGMAMNPVDHPHGGGEGRSKGGNHPRSATNVPAKGYKTRGKKPSDRLIVKRRK, from the coding sequence ATGCCGTTGAAGCAGTTTTCGCCGACGTCACCAGGTCGTCGCTTCCATATCGCGTTGCAAACGCCCGAGCTGAGCAAGAAGGCGCCGGAGAGTCGTTTGTTGGCGCCGTTGCGACGCTCCGGCGGTCGCAATAATACCGGCCGCATTACCCAGGAGCATCGTGGTGGCGGGGCGGCGAAGCATTATCGCCTGGTCGATTTCCGCCGCAACAAGTTGGGGATCCCCGGTGTTGTGACCGCGATCGAATACGATCCCAACCGCAATGCGCATTTGGCCTTGATCACCTATCGTGACGGCGAAAAACGCTACATCATTCATCCGATCGGATTGACCGTCGGGCAAACAGTGCTCGCGGCCGCCGACGCGGAGATTTTCCCTGGCAACGCGTTGCCGCTGAAAAACATTCCGGTGGGAACTTCGGTCCATAACGTCGCGCTGAAGATCGGCGGCCGAGGCCAGCTCTGCCGCGCGGCTGGGACGTTCGCGCAAGTCATGGCCAAAGACGGGCATCACATTCACCTCAAGATGCCGTCGGGGGAAGTCCGCTTGATCCATCACGAATGCTGGGCCACCGTCGGGCAGGTCGGCAATGAGCAATATGAAAATATCGCGTTCGGTAAGGCGGGGCGGGTCCGATGGTTGGGTTGGCGGCCGCATGTGCGTGGCATGGCGATGAACCCGGTCGACCATCCCCATGGTGGCGGTGAAGGGCGAAGTAAGGGTGGCAATCATCCGCGCAGTGCCACCAACGTCCCCGCGAAGGGCTACAAAACCCGCGGCAAAAAGCCCAGTGATCGGCTGATTGTCAAAAGGAGAAAGTAA